The following proteins come from a genomic window of Microbacterium lemovicicum:
- a CDS encoding TlyA family RNA methyltransferase, with product MTAGSQRLDAALASRGLARSRTHAATLITEGLVTVDGRGVVKPSAPVTEESVLVVAGADHYVSRAAHKLIAGLDAFDVVVAGRTALDLGASTGGFTQVLRERGAEPVVAMDVGHGQVAASVASDPGVIVIEGFNARDLTRETLRAASRVDAAPDVVTADLSFISLTHVLGPIRDVMADGADAVLLVKPQFEVGRTAVRGGLVTDAGLRADAVTGVLWAAWDVGLRTLGVISSPLVGTHGNAEFVVHFAADRGTNPTEWLSTVSRLAGER from the coding sequence GTGACCGCCGGATCTCAGCGACTCGACGCCGCCCTCGCGAGCCGCGGGCTGGCACGGTCGCGCACGCATGCGGCCACCCTGATCACCGAAGGCCTGGTGACCGTCGACGGGCGCGGCGTCGTCAAGCCGTCCGCGCCGGTGACGGAGGAGAGCGTGCTCGTGGTCGCCGGTGCGGACCACTACGTCAGCCGTGCCGCGCACAAGCTGATCGCCGGCCTCGATGCCTTCGACGTCGTGGTCGCCGGTCGGACGGCCCTCGATCTCGGAGCGTCGACCGGGGGCTTCACCCAGGTGCTGCGGGAGCGCGGGGCGGAGCCCGTGGTCGCTATGGACGTCGGTCACGGGCAGGTCGCAGCATCGGTCGCCTCCGACCCGGGGGTGATCGTCATCGAGGGGTTCAACGCCCGCGACCTCACGCGCGAAACACTGCGCGCCGCCTCGCGCGTCGACGCGGCGCCCGACGTCGTTACGGCCGACCTGTCATTCATCTCCCTGACCCACGTGCTCGGGCCGATCCGCGACGTGATGGCCGACGGCGCCGACGCCGTGCTGCTGGTCAAGCCGCAGTTCGAGGTCGGCCGCACCGCGGTGCGCGGTGGTCTCGTGACGGATGCCGGACTCCGCGCCGACGCGGTGACCGGCGTGCTCTGGGCTGCCTGGGACGTCGGCCTCCGCACGCTCGGAGTCATCTCCTCCCCACTGGTCGGCACGCACGGCAATGCCGAGTTCGTCGTCCACTTCGCGGCTGACCGGGGGACCAATCCGACAGAATGGTTGAGCACGGTCAGCCGATTGGCAGGAGAGCGATGA
- a CDS encoding NAD kinase, with amino-acid sequence MIDERYILVVAHARRDDTVEAAQRVLDALSSAGARPVVTADDRAELIAALGDLPDVLTLGDDVSVADIELAIVLGGDGTILRAAEIVRDGTAPVLGINMGHVGFLAEIERDDMDDAVRHVIERDYGVEERLTLQVRVKDSEDAVIYETWALNEATVEKASRERMLEVVMEVDGRPLSSFGCDGVVVASPTGSTAYNFSAGGPVIWPTVEAIAVVPLSAHALFARPLVVGPEAAVAIEVLERTNGTGILWCDGRRSHELPPGARVVVRRSDRPVRLARLHPAAFTDRLVRKFRLPVEGWRGPVLPPTGAIIHPEQL; translated from the coding sequence ATGATCGACGAGCGGTACATCCTCGTCGTCGCGCACGCCCGCCGCGACGACACGGTCGAGGCTGCCCAGCGCGTCCTCGACGCCCTGTCCTCCGCCGGTGCGCGCCCCGTCGTCACCGCCGATGACCGGGCGGAGCTGATCGCCGCGCTCGGCGACCTCCCCGACGTCCTGACGCTCGGCGACGACGTCTCGGTCGCCGACATCGAGCTGGCCATCGTCCTCGGTGGCGACGGCACGATCCTGCGGGCGGCCGAGATCGTCCGCGACGGCACCGCGCCCGTCCTGGGCATCAACATGGGCCACGTCGGGTTCCTCGCCGAGATCGAACGCGACGACATGGACGACGCTGTGCGCCACGTCATCGAGCGCGACTACGGCGTCGAGGAGCGACTCACGCTCCAGGTGCGGGTCAAGGACTCCGAAGACGCCGTGATCTACGAGACGTGGGCGCTCAACGAGGCGACCGTCGAGAAGGCCAGCCGCGAGCGCATGCTCGAGGTGGTCATGGAGGTCGACGGCCGCCCGCTGTCCAGCTTCGGCTGCGACGGCGTCGTGGTGGCGTCGCCGACCGGGTCGACGGCCTACAACTTCTCCGCGGGCGGACCGGTGATCTGGCCGACGGTCGAGGCGATCGCCGTCGTCCCGCTGTCGGCGCACGCGCTGTTCGCCCGTCCGCTGGTCGTGGGCCCGGAGGCCGCGGTCGCGATCGAGGTCCTCGAGCGCACGAACGGGACCGGCATCCTGTGGTGCGACGGTCGGCGCTCGCACGAGCTGCCCCCGGGCGCCCGCGTCGTCGTGCGCAGGTCCGATCGACCGGTGCGTCTCGCTCGGCTGCACCCCGCCGCGTTCACCGACCGCCTCGTGCGGAAGTTCCGTCTGCCCGTCGAGGGGTGGCGCGGCCCGGTCCTCCCGCCGACCGGCGCGATCATCCATCCGGAGCAGCTGTGA
- the recN gene encoding DNA repair protein RecN, with translation MIEEMRLRDLGVIAEATLPMGPGFTAITGETGAGKTMVVTGLSLLMGQRADSGAVRAGAAQASVDGVWIVPDEGPVVDRVREAGGDVEQVGAGRAELFVGRTISSEGRSRATVGGRAAPAGVLADIADQLVVVHGQSDQLRLKSAAAQREALDRFGGEPVAAALTAYRAAYEAWRAVERDLAALTGDRDARAAEAAELRTAIADIEAAEPQPGEDVELAQRAERLANAEELRLAAATAHDVLSAEDDAPDAIGLIAEARRALERAASSDTALEDLAAQAAELGYRATDLAASLAGYLADLDESGPHELAAVEERRAVIAGLVRAHGTLEAAIDLLRTGSLRLADLDDDGDRVERLRQERDAAASVLDTAAAALTDARTRAAARLSTDVTEELHALAMPDATLTVEVSPGAESTSGRDDVAILLAPHPGAAPRPVSRGASGGELSRVMLAIEVVIAATDPVPTFVFDEVDAGIGGAAAIEVGRRLARLAESSQVIAVTHLAQVAAFAGNHLTVVKANDGSVTASSVTRLDGAEREHEMARLLSGLADSDAAILHARELLQTARAVS, from the coding sequence GTGATCGAGGAGATGCGCCTTCGCGATCTCGGAGTGATCGCGGAGGCGACGCTCCCCATGGGTCCCGGGTTCACGGCGATCACGGGTGAGACGGGCGCCGGCAAGACCATGGTCGTCACCGGCCTCAGCCTCCTGATGGGTCAGCGCGCCGACTCGGGCGCCGTGCGGGCCGGAGCGGCTCAGGCATCCGTCGACGGCGTCTGGATCGTGCCCGACGAGGGCCCCGTCGTCGACCGGGTCCGCGAGGCCGGCGGCGATGTCGAGCAGGTCGGCGCGGGGCGAGCGGAGCTCTTCGTCGGGCGCACCATCTCGAGCGAGGGCCGCAGCCGCGCCACCGTCGGCGGTCGTGCGGCGCCGGCCGGCGTGCTGGCCGACATCGCCGATCAGCTGGTGGTCGTGCATGGGCAGTCCGACCAGTTGCGGCTGAAGTCCGCAGCCGCCCAGCGCGAGGCCCTCGACCGCTTCGGCGGCGAGCCGGTGGCCGCCGCGCTGACGGCGTACCGCGCGGCCTACGAGGCCTGGCGCGCCGTCGAGCGTGACCTGGCGGCGCTCACGGGCGACCGCGACGCACGCGCGGCGGAGGCCGCAGAGCTGCGCACCGCGATCGCCGACATCGAGGCCGCGGAGCCCCAGCCGGGGGAGGACGTCGAGCTCGCCCAGCGTGCCGAGCGCCTCGCCAACGCGGAGGAGCTGCGCCTCGCCGCCGCGACCGCCCACGACGTGCTCTCCGCCGAGGACGACGCGCCCGATGCGATCGGGCTCATCGCCGAGGCCCGCCGCGCTCTGGAGCGCGCCGCGTCCAGCGACACCGCGCTCGAGGATCTGGCCGCGCAGGCGGCCGAACTCGGCTACCGCGCGACCGACCTCGCCGCCTCTCTGGCCGGCTATCTCGCCGACCTCGACGAGTCGGGTCCCCATGAGCTGGCCGCCGTCGAAGAGCGCCGTGCCGTCATCGCCGGACTCGTCCGCGCCCACGGCACGCTCGAGGCCGCGATCGATCTGCTGCGCACCGGGTCGCTGCGTCTGGCCGACCTGGACGACGACGGCGATCGCGTCGAGCGCCTGCGACAGGAGCGGGATGCCGCGGCATCCGTCCTCGACACCGCCGCGGCCGCCCTCACCGACGCGCGCACCCGCGCCGCCGCACGGCTGTCGACCGACGTGACCGAGGAGCTGCACGCCCTCGCGATGCCCGACGCGACGCTGACGGTGGAGGTGTCGCCGGGCGCCGAGTCCACCAGCGGGCGCGACGACGTCGCGATCCTGCTAGCTCCGCACCCCGGTGCGGCGCCCCGTCCCGTCTCGCGCGGGGCGTCGGGCGGCGAGCTGAGCCGGGTGATGCTCGCCATCGAGGTGGTCATCGCCGCGACCGATCCCGTGCCCACGTTCGTCTTCGACGAGGTCGACGCCGGCATCGGCGGGGCGGCCGCGATCGAGGTCGGCCGACGGCTGGCACGGCTGGCGGAGTCGTCGCAGGTCATCGCGGTGACGCACCTCGCCCAGGTCGCGGCATTCGCCGGCAACCACCTCACCGTCGTGAAGGCGAACGACGGCTCGGTGACCGCGTCGAGCGTGACACGGCTCGACGGCGCGGAGCGCGAGCACGAGATGGCGCGCCTGCTGTCGGGCCTGGCGGATTCGGATGCCGCGATCCTCCATGCCCGCGAGCTTCTCCAGACCGCACGCGCCGTATCGTGA
- a CDS encoding CTP synthase: MQTSDPGQSNDTTRHIFVTGGVVSSLGKGLTAASLGNLLTARGLRVVMQKLDPYLNVDPGTMNPFQHGEVFVTDDGAETDLDIGHYERFLDIELSQAANVTTGQIYSQVIARERRGEYLGDTVQVIPHITDEIKRRMRLQATEEPRPDVIITEIGGTVGDIESQPFIESARQIRHELGRQNVFFVHVSLVPFMGASGEQKTKPTQHSVAALRSIGIQPDALVLRSDRPVTDSNKRKIALMCDVDEGAVVNAVDVPSIYEIPTMLHDQGLDAYIVRTLGLDTAGDVDWTRWGKVLKAVHNPKHEVTVGLVGKYIDLPDAYLSVTEALKAGGFAQETHVNIRWVPSDLCETPEGAEKALGELDGIVVPGGFGIRGIEGKIGALRFAREQGIPTLGICLGLQCMVIEYARHVAGIEDASSSEFDPDTEHPVIATMEEQVDILEKGDLGGTMRLGLYPADLAEGSIAAEVYGGRTASERHRHRYEVNNRYRDRIAEAGLVFSGINPDLDLVEYIELPREVHPYYIATQAHPELRSRPTDANPLFRGLVGAALERHRASELFDDVESEDDLAGSPA; this comes from the coding sequence ATGCAGACTTCAGATCCGGGACAATCGAACGACACCACCAGGCACATCTTCGTGACCGGCGGTGTCGTTTCCTCGTTGGGCAAAGGCCTGACTGCGGCAAGCCTCGGCAACCTCCTGACGGCCCGCGGACTGCGTGTGGTCATGCAGAAGCTCGACCCGTATCTCAACGTCGATCCGGGCACGATGAACCCGTTCCAGCACGGCGAGGTGTTCGTCACCGACGACGGGGCCGAGACCGACCTCGACATCGGGCACTACGAGCGGTTCCTCGACATCGAGCTCAGCCAGGCGGCCAACGTCACGACCGGCCAGATCTACTCGCAGGTGATCGCGCGCGAGCGCCGCGGCGAGTACCTCGGCGACACCGTGCAGGTCATCCCGCACATCACCGACGAGATCAAGCGCCGCATGCGCCTCCAGGCCACGGAGGAGCCGCGCCCCGACGTGATCATCACCGAGATCGGCGGCACGGTCGGCGACATCGAGTCGCAGCCGTTCATCGAGTCGGCCCGCCAGATCCGTCACGAGCTCGGCCGTCAGAACGTGTTCTTCGTGCACGTGTCGCTCGTGCCGTTCATGGGCGCCTCCGGCGAGCAGAAGACCAAGCCCACCCAGCACTCCGTCGCGGCGCTCCGCTCGATCGGCATCCAGCCCGACGCGCTCGTGCTGCGCAGCGACCGCCCCGTCACCGACAGCAACAAGCGCAAGATCGCGCTGATGTGCGACGTCGATGAGGGTGCCGTCGTCAACGCCGTCGATGTGCCCAGCATCTACGAGATCCCCACGATGCTCCACGACCAGGGCCTGGACGCGTACATCGTGCGGACCCTCGGTCTCGACACTGCGGGCGATGTCGACTGGACCCGCTGGGGCAAGGTGCTCAAGGCCGTCCACAACCCCAAGCACGAGGTCACCGTCGGCCTGGTCGGCAAGTACATCGACCTGCCCGACGCCTACCTGTCGGTGACGGAGGCGCTCAAGGCCGGCGGCTTCGCGCAGGAGACGCACGTCAACATCCGCTGGGTCCCGTCCGACCTCTGCGAGACGCCGGAGGGCGCCGAGAAGGCGCTCGGCGAACTCGACGGGATCGTGGTGCCCGGCGGCTTCGGCATCCGCGGCATCGAGGGCAAGATCGGCGCGCTGCGGTTCGCCCGCGAGCAGGGCATCCCGACGCTCGGCATCTGCCTCGGCCTGCAGTGCATGGTGATCGAGTACGCCCGTCACGTCGCCGGCATCGAGGATGCGTCCTCGAGCGAGTTCGACCCCGACACCGAGCACCCGGTCATCGCGACGATGGAGGAGCAGGTCGACATCCTCGAGAAGGGCGACCTCGGCGGCACCATGCGTCTCGGCCTGTACCCGGCCGATCTCGCCGAGGGCTCCATCGCGGCCGAGGTCTACGGCGGACGCACCGCCTCCGAGCGCCACCGCCACCGCTACGAGGTGAACAACCGCTATCGCGACCGCATCGCGGAGGCCGGGCTGGTGTTCTCGGGCATCAACCCCGACCTCGACCTCGTCGAGTACATCGAGCTGCCCCGTGAGGTGCACCCGTACTACATCGCCACGCAGGCGCACCCGGAGCTGCGCTCGCGTCCCACCGACGCGAACCCGCTCTTCCGCGGCCTCGTGGGCGCCGCGCTCGAGCGCCACCGCGCCAGCGAGCTCTTCGACGACGTCGAGTCCGAGGACGACCTCGCCGGCAGCCCCGCATGA
- a CDS encoding NUDIX domain-containing protein, with amino-acid sequence MSEVRNDGTDAAADALHDEPVEPDIVDSELVYEGRVWDVRSDTFRYNGDELVRQYVDHPGAAAIVAVDDDGRVLLIQQYRHPIRHRDWEIPAGLLDMEGESPMAAAVRELEEEADLAASSWEPLISIFTTPGGNDEVVHLFLARGISARDAAHAREAEEADIRVEWVPMAEVVDAVLAGRMRNGILATGVLAAAERLRRDAR; translated from the coding sequence ATGAGCGAGGTTCGAAACGACGGGACGGATGCCGCGGCGGACGCCCTCCACGACGAGCCGGTCGAGCCCGACATCGTCGACAGCGAACTGGTCTACGAGGGCCGCGTCTGGGACGTGCGCTCCGACACCTTCCGCTACAACGGCGACGAGCTCGTGCGCCAGTACGTGGATCACCCCGGCGCCGCGGCGATCGTGGCCGTGGACGACGACGGCCGGGTGCTGCTGATCCAGCAGTACCGGCATCCGATCCGCCACCGCGACTGGGAGATCCCAGCCGGTCTGCTCGACATGGAGGGGGAGTCGCCGATGGCGGCCGCCGTCCGCGAGCTGGAGGAGGAGGCCGACCTCGCGGCGTCGTCGTGGGAGCCGCTGATCAGCATCTTCACCACGCCGGGCGGCAACGACGAGGTCGTGCACCTGTTCCTCGCGCGCGGCATCAGCGCCCGCGATGCCGCCCACGCGCGGGAGGCGGAGGAGGCCGACATCCGGGTCGAGTGGGTGCCGATGGCCGAGGTCGTCGACGCCGTGCTGGCCGGGCGGATGCGCAACGGCATCCTCGCGACGGGAGTCCTGGCGGCCGCCGAGCGACTGCGCCGCGACGCCCGCTAG
- the xerD gene encoding site-specific tyrosine recombinase XerD — protein sequence MRLDRAVDAYLRHISLERGLSDHTAAAYRRDLAGYVQWLAEQGLDDSDEVSAATVAAFAAERASAQPPPAASSLARLQSSIRGLHRFLTREGLATDDPTGRLRPPKAPQRLPKALTIDQVEQLLDAAGPAPADAAPGDLLGLRDRALLELLYATGARVSEIVQLDVDDVAHGDVLRVRGKGSKERIVPVGSYARAAIDAYATRARPELSRRGTATPRLFLGARGAPLSRQSAWLIIAAAAERAGLTAHVSPHTLRHSFATHLLQGGADVRVVQELLGHASVATTQIYTHVSVDALRDVYVTSHPRAR from the coding sequence ATGCGGCTGGATCGCGCCGTCGACGCGTATCTGCGTCACATCTCCCTCGAGCGCGGTCTCAGCGACCACACCGCCGCCGCGTATCGGCGTGATCTCGCGGGCTACGTCCAGTGGCTGGCCGAGCAGGGCCTCGACGACTCCGATGAGGTGTCGGCGGCGACGGTGGCCGCGTTCGCGGCGGAGCGGGCGTCCGCGCAGCCGCCGCCCGCGGCATCCAGTCTCGCCCGGCTGCAGTCCTCGATCCGCGGGCTCCACCGCTTCCTCACCCGCGAGGGGCTCGCGACCGACGACCCGACGGGCCGACTGCGTCCGCCGAAGGCGCCGCAGCGGCTGCCGAAGGCGCTGACGATCGACCAGGTGGAGCAGCTGCTGGATGCCGCGGGTCCGGCGCCCGCCGACGCCGCGCCGGGCGACCTGCTCGGCCTGCGCGACCGCGCCCTGCTGGAGCTCCTGTACGCCACCGGCGCGCGAGTGTCGGAGATCGTGCAGCTCGACGTGGACGACGTCGCGCACGGCGACGTGCTGCGCGTGCGCGGCAAGGGGTCGAAGGAGCGGATCGTTCCCGTGGGGTCGTACGCGCGGGCCGCGATCGACGCGTACGCGACGCGCGCCCGTCCGGAGCTGTCGCGGCGGGGGACCGCCACACCCCGGCTGTTCCTGGGCGCACGGGGGGCGCCGCTCTCGCGCCAGAGCGCCTGGCTGATCATCGCCGCCGCCGCCGAGCGCGCCGGCCTCACCGCGCACGTGTCGCCGCACACCCTGCGGCACTCTTTCGCCACGCACCTGCTGCAGGGCGGCGCCGATGTGCGCGTGGTGCAGGAGCTCCTCGGCCACGCGTCGGTGGCGACGACCCAGATCTACACGCACGTGTCGGTGGACGCCCTGCGCGATGTCTACGTCACGTCCCACCCCCGCGCGCGCTGA
- a CDS encoding ParA family protein has product MGPTGRPYHGFPTPPKLDGHGPARIIALCNQKGGVGKTTTTINLAASLANYGRRVLAVDFDPQGALSAGLGVQTHDVPTIYDLLLDPKRDAREVIVRTDTPDLDIIPANIDLSAAEVHLVNEVAREMILARVLRQVASDYDVILIDCQPSLGLLTVNALTASHGVIIPLECEFFALRGVALLIETIEKVRDRLNPTIKLDGLLATMYDSRTLHSREVLDRVVEAFGDDVLETVIGRTVKFPDASVSGMPITEFAPEHPAAQAYLRLARELVARGAVA; this is encoded by the coding sequence ATGGGACCCACCGGGCGTCCGTACCACGGTTTCCCGACCCCGCCGAAGCTCGACGGGCACGGTCCGGCGCGCATCATCGCGCTGTGCAACCAGAAGGGCGGCGTCGGCAAGACGACGACGACCATCAATCTGGCCGCGTCGCTCGCCAACTACGGACGCCGCGTGCTCGCGGTCGACTTCGACCCGCAGGGCGCGCTCTCCGCCGGTCTCGGCGTGCAGACCCACGACGTCCCGACGATCTACGACCTGCTGCTGGACCCGAAGCGCGACGCGCGCGAGGTCATCGTGCGCACCGACACGCCCGACCTCGACATCATCCCGGCGAACATCGACCTCTCGGCCGCCGAGGTGCACCTCGTCAACGAGGTGGCCCGCGAGATGATCCTCGCCCGCGTGCTGCGTCAGGTCGCCTCCGACTACGACGTCATCCTCATCGACTGCCAGCCCTCGCTGGGGCTGCTCACGGTCAACGCGCTGACCGCCAGCCACGGCGTCATCATCCCGCTCGAGTGCGAGTTCTTCGCGCTGCGCGGGGTGGCGCTGCTGATCGAGACCATCGAGAAGGTGCGCGACCGCCTGAACCCGACGATCAAGCTCGACGGCCTTCTGGCGACGATGTACGACTCCCGCACCCTGCACTCGCGAGAGGTGCTCGACCGCGTGGTCGAGGCGTTCGGCGACGACGTGCTGGAGACGGTCATCGGCCGCACCGTGAAGTTCCCGGACGCGTCGGTGTCGGGCATGCCGATCACCGAGTTCGCGCCCGAGCATCCCGCCGCTCAGGCGTACCTGAGGCTGGCGCGGGAGCTGGTCGCCCGTGGCGCCGTCGCCTGA
- a CDS encoding segregation and condensation protein A — translation MAPSPEDDDTTGTAEAASPGEDGAFRVSLGVFDGPFDLLLSLISQHELDITEISLSRVTDEFISYLRGLDTDEELDAASEFLVVAATLLDMKVAGLLPQGELVDAESVALLEARDLLFARLLQYRAFKQVSVWFAERLQSEDRRHARSVRLDEKFRRAAPELVWTLTPDDFAALALLAMTPKEIPRVGLDHLHAPLVSIREQAAIIVTLLRSAGTLSFRELVAGVAEPGVFVARFLSVLELYRHAALSFEQLEPLGELTLRWTAERWSEENLATLGADYDR, via the coding sequence GTGGCGCCGTCGCCTGAGGACGACGACACCACCGGCACGGCCGAGGCCGCGTCGCCCGGGGAAGACGGCGCGTTCCGCGTCTCGCTCGGCGTCTTCGACGGACCGTTCGACCTGCTGCTGAGCCTCATCTCGCAGCACGAGCTCGACATCACGGAGATCTCGCTGAGCCGCGTCACAGACGAGTTCATCTCGTACCTGCGCGGTCTCGACACCGACGAGGAGCTGGACGCGGCATCCGAGTTCCTCGTCGTCGCCGCGACGCTGCTGGACATGAAGGTCGCCGGACTCCTGCCGCAGGGCGAGCTCGTCGACGCGGAGTCCGTCGCGCTCCTCGAGGCGCGCGATCTCCTGTTCGCCCGGCTGCTGCAGTACCGCGCGTTCAAGCAGGTGTCGGTGTGGTTCGCCGAGCGGCTGCAGTCCGAGGACCGCCGGCACGCCCGGTCGGTGCGGCTGGACGAGAAGTTCCGCCGCGCCGCGCCCGAACTGGTGTGGACGCTCACGCCCGACGACTTCGCCGCGCTGGCCCTGCTGGCGATGACGCCGAAGGAGATCCCGCGGGTGGGGCTCGATCACCTGCACGCGCCGCTGGTGAGCATCCGGGAGCAGGCGGCCATCATCGTCACCCTGCTGCGCAGCGCCGGGACTCTGTCGTTCCGCGAGCTCGTCGCCGGGGTCGCGGAGCCGGGGGTCTTCGTCGCCCGATTCCTCTCGGTGCTGGAGCTGTACCGCCACGCCGCCCTGTCGTTCGAGCAGCTGGAGCCGCTGGGCGAGCTCACGCTGCGCTGGACCGCGGAGCGCTGGTCCGAAGAGAACCTCGCCACGTTGGGAGCCGACTATGACCGCTGA
- the scpB gene encoding SMC-Scp complex subunit ScpB, which yields MTADTRAEQETDAAASTSPEEQLRAQDPVSVARRLEAILLVIEEPQSLVALAAAVGSPVAAVRQAVEGLVEDYDGRTGGPRRGFELREVGGGWRLYVRAEHDDVVSEFVNTQAPSRLSQAALETLAVIAYKQPVSRSQVASIRAVNVDSVVRTLLARGLITEAFTDAETGAIHYETTDALLINLGINSLDELPHISPLLEDGADGFDEGIAR from the coding sequence ATGACCGCTGACACCCGAGCAGAGCAGGAGACGGATGCCGCGGCATCCACGTCTCCGGAGGAACAGCTCCGCGCACAGGACCCCGTCTCGGTCGCGCGCCGACTCGAGGCGATCCTGCTGGTGATCGAGGAGCCGCAGAGCCTCGTCGCCCTCGCCGCGGCGGTCGGCTCGCCCGTGGCCGCCGTGCGCCAGGCCGTCGAGGGGCTCGTCGAGGACTACGACGGCCGCACCGGCGGACCGCGTCGCGGCTTCGAGCTGCGCGAGGTGGGCGGCGGGTGGCGGCTGTACGTGCGCGCCGAGCACGACGATGTCGTGTCGGAGTTCGTGAACACCCAGGCGCCGTCGCGGCTGTCGCAGGCCGCGCTGGAGACCCTCGCGGTCATCGCGTACAAGCAGCCCGTCAGCCGCAGCCAGGTCGCGTCCATCCGGGCGGTAAACGTCGACTCGGTCGTGCGGACGCTCCTCGCGCGCGGTCTCATCACCGAGGCCTTCACCGATGCCGAGACCGGCGCGATCCACTACGAGACGACGGACGCGCTGCTGATCAACCTGGGCATCAACTCGCTCGACGAGCTGCCCCACATCTCTCCTCTGCTGGAGGACGGCGCCGACGGCTTCGACGAAGGGATCGCACGATGA
- a CDS encoding pseudouridine synthase: MSDEDARDAAGPEGVRLQKVLAGAGVASRRVAEDMIVAGRVRVNGTVVTELGRRIDPESDLVDVDGTAVQLDQSKRYVVLNKPTGVVSSMNDDRGRPDLRQYTRDWPERLYNVGRLDADTSGLLVLTNDGELAHVLAHPSFGVTKVYIAKVEGRVTAQTIATLTRGFDLEDGPIRADKARLLSASNAGDGSLVELTLHSGRNRIVRRMMAAVGHPVVELVRRQFGPLHLGTLPVGRARELTKLERGALLTLSRRGAGDAAPTESQETE, encoded by the coding sequence ATGAGCGACGAGGACGCGCGCGACGCCGCCGGGCCGGAGGGCGTGCGCCTGCAGAAGGTGCTCGCCGGTGCGGGCGTGGCCTCGCGCCGCGTCGCGGAGGACATGATCGTCGCCGGACGCGTGCGCGTGAACGGCACGGTCGTCACCGAGCTCGGCCGCCGCATCGACCCCGAGAGCGATCTCGTCGACGTGGACGGTACGGCGGTGCAGCTCGATCAGTCGAAGCGGTACGTGGTGCTGAACAAGCCCACCGGCGTCGTCAGCTCGATGAACGACGACCGCGGCCGCCCCGATCTCCGGCAGTACACGCGTGACTGGCCGGAGCGGCTCTACAACGTGGGCCGCCTCGATGCCGACACCAGCGGCCTGCTCGTGCTCACCAACGACGGCGAGCTCGCCCATGTGCTCGCCCACCCGTCGTTCGGCGTGACGAAGGTCTACATCGCGAAGGTGGAGGGGCGGGTGACCGCGCAGACCATCGCGACGCTGACCCGCGGCTTCGACCTGGAGGACGGGCCGATCCGCGCCGACAAGGCCCGGCTGCTGTCGGCCTCGAACGCGGGGGACGGCTCGCTCGTGGAGCTGACGCTGCACTCCGGGCGCAACCGGATCGTGCGTCGCATGATGGCCGCGGTGGGGCATCCGGTCGTCGAACTCGTCCGGCGTCAGTTCGGCCCGCTCCACCTGGGAACGCTCCCCGTGGGGCGCGCGCGGGAGCTGACTAAACTGGAGAGAGGCGCGCTTCTGACACTGTCGCGCCGCGGGGCGGGTGACGCTGCGCCGACCGAGTCCCAGGAGACCGAGTGA